In a genomic window of Myotis daubentonii chromosome X, mMyoDau2.1, whole genome shotgun sequence:
- the LOC132225009 gene encoding 182 kDa tankyrase-1-binding protein-like: protein MKVSVLREGTAMASPPPREMEEELVSAGSEPDDPRAKPPVKPKPPALPAKPSLLVSVGPRPPRGPLAERPSARKMIVLAGPQPYGGSRRPLPFAPRPPAETSTGGEATQEAGKEEAGKEEMPPLTPPARCAAPGGVRKAPAPFRPASERFAATTVEEILAKMEQPRKEVPTSSDRLWGSRLTFNHDGSSKYGPRTYGVATGPVDEDGGTLSREWSQEGSAKSPTECPEEHSQTPEERNPALDRAFNGDLAQPASSEPPTDVSKPWVPSSPGPTSENGGFTSPGLPAEVSGPAPGSPQLHSPLQHSPRHSHLPEAHSPAASGRGPSPCLPATPASPVVVLPDEGACHASSPGLPALGAPDAPRPSGPPVEKVSGSHSPEQLPATSPRPPMEGGELLDPDRMFPSGEEVARGDAELRPTGLGQRRFSEGLLRLPDQEQKLGGSLADLLQTQGGQSALERPFGCGTESNWSLSQSFAWTFPTRPSGLGVWRLDSPPPSPITEASEAAEAEAAAAEAAAAEAKAVAAEAGATAAGDLAASSGEGAFQQGRGVWSAPEGPGRPGSGVQTDDLGISPNQKGDGESQPPSPADPLKPLPTTGGPPEPALLQAEERCEEQEPLAGQESPLPLATREATLPFLEPVLGQQQSAPPDQPCVLFADTPGPGKARPAEEEAVTLARAVTTQPRTGAQDPCRASPKPAGPESNSRWLDALLASPPPNAGSARRGAGPELKGSQTPSACSEGLLGWAQKDLQSEFGIAADTQSSSFSPSSWSQDTSQDYGLRDASPRGDPGLGERNWSSKSGQEAGEGSAREWASRCGIVGHEEAEVHEEVEVGSPQGSGGLPAQDLVIGKPAPLGTQQSQEPAVQDWEFRKRDSQGTFSSRDVELQDQELGKRDVLGSYSSQDAGLQGWEFGKRDSLGAYASREVEEVRKKDHLGKYSSQDADEQDQEFGKRDPSLGIFGSQGAEQPDLDFGKSAWMRDYSSHGSARALSPQDRGFGVSAGSTAFSPEEALQQDEEFEKTLSGGDGLGEASGDPGQPEERELGGLFRPGSPQNQDGARGPRAQSSWQDSGASQEVEGLHRRQQAGDQSPGDANPEDREVGQRGWAGDFSLGVVSQPEAAFSPGQRDWSGDFCMEATKRSHHFGIIGHDRVSGAGPSPSGKMGGGHFVSPEKTSTGPVDWTDQLGLRNLEVSSCVGSGVSSEAREDAVGQTGWSDNLRLRDVDLASRLEAGGSEEPREMGVGEKDWTSDVGVKGRDLAGVGEAEGHSQARESGVGQTNWSGVEAGDFLKSRERGVGQASWTPDLGLRNMAVGPDSSSRERGVGQVDWGDSLGLRNLEVPCDLETGGSQEPRGGGVGQMDWTQDLGLRNVELSGTPSEAREHGVGEVSQCQELGLRDTGILCPGQEARYPDPMEARELGVGETSGPETQGEDDSSLSLETCPEDPGMEMGEAPGFGASPSSGCLAHSPPCTSQGLLEEMLAISSSKAAARRDSAASASGLRTLLEEEETTAGADKGEPLEPLRDRLPSWRPQPDGEASRTEEVDGTWSPAGAGLGEQGPIYPPRRPSQGPPPSSSSQDFSFIEDTEILDSAVYRSRASLGRKRGHRAPAIRLGGTLGLSEAADSDARLFQDSTEPQASRGPSSDEEVVEEPQNRRTRMSLGTKGLKVNLFPGLSPSALKAKLRPQNRSAEEGELVDSKSSQKEFAFQRSKSCKVPGLGKPLALPPKPEKSSGSERSSPSWLQALKLKKKKV from the coding sequence CGATGTGCTGCCCCAGGGGGTGTGCGGAAGGCCCCCGCCCCCTTCCGTCCAGCCTCTGAGCGCTTTGCAGCCACCACAGTGGAAGAGATTCTGGCCAAGATGGAGCAGCCGCGGAAGGAGGTCCCCACCAGCTCTGACCGCCTCTGGGGCTCCCGCCTCACCTTTAACCACGATGGTAGTTCAAAATACGGCCCCAGGACCTATGGTGTGGCTACTGGTCCTGTGGATGAGGATGGTGGGACCCTCTCCAGGGAATGGTCCCAGGAGGGGTCTGCGAAGTCTCCCACAGAGTGCCCTGAAGAGCACAGCCAGACCCCCGAGGAGAGGAACCCTGCTTTGGACCGGGCCTTCAATGGGGACCTGGCTCAGCCGGCCAGCTCTGAGCCACCTACCGACGTTTCCAAGCCCTGGGTCCCCTCAAGTCCAGGCCCCACCTCAGAGAATGGAGGGTTcaccagcccaggcctccctgctGAAGTCTCAGGCCCAGCCCCTGGGTCTCCCCAACTTCACTCCCCCCTCCAACACTCGCCCCGCCACTCGCATCTTCCAGAGGCCCACAGCCCCGCAGCTTCTGGGAGAGggccttctccctgcctccctgcgaCCCCAGCATCCCCAGTCGTGGTCCTGCCAGATGAGGGCGCCTGCCATGCCTCTAGCCCAGGGCTCCCTGCTTTGGGAGCCCCAGATGCCCCCAGACCCAGTGGCCCGCCCGTGGAAAAGGTCTCGGGGAGCCACAGCCCAGAGCAGCTTCCGGCCACCTCACCCCGGCCTCCGATGGAGGGGGGTGAGTTGCTTGATCCTGATCGGATGTTCCCATCTGGTGAGGAGGTGGCCAGGGGTGACGCAGAGCTCCGCCCCACAGGCCTGGGTCAGCGCCGATTTTCTGAAGGTCTGCTCCGGCTGCCCGACCAAGAACAGAAGCTGGGGGGCTCGCTGGCTGACCTGCTCCAAACCCAGGGGGGCCAGTCAGCCCTGGAGCGTCCCTTTGGGTGTGGGACAGAGTCCAACTGGAGCTTGTCACAGTCCTTTGCATGGACCTTCCCCACTCGGCCTTCGGGTCTAGGGGTGTGGCGGCTGgactccccgcctccctcccccatcactgaaGCCAGTGAGGCCGCAGAGGctgaggctgcagctgcagaggctgCGGCTGCGGAGGCCAAGGCTGTGGCTGCGGAGGCTGGGGCCACTGCGGCTGGTGACTTGGCTGCATCCAGTGGGGAGGGAGCGTTCCAGCAGGGCCGAGGGGTCTGGTCAGCTCCAGAGGGACCAGGAAggcctggttctggggtgcaGACAGATGATTTGGGTATCTCCCCAAACCAAAAGGGTGATGGGGAGAGTCAGCCTCCATCCCCAGCTGATCCCCTCAAGCCTCTGCCAACAACAGGGGGCCCACCTGAACCGGCCTTGCTACAGGCAGAGGAGAGGTGTGAAGAGCAAGAGCCCCTGGCCGGACAAGAGTCCccactccctctggccaccagggaggccaccctgcccttcctggagccggtcctggggcagcagcagtcagcaccccctgaccagccctgtgTCCTCTTTGCTGACACCCCTGGCCCTGGGAAGGCACGGCctgctgaggaggaggctgtGACCCTGGCCCGGGCTGTGACTACCCAACCCAGGACAGGGGCTCAGGACCCCTGTAGGGCGTCCCCCAAGCCTGCAGGTCCTGAAAGCAACTCCCGCTGGCTGGATGCCCTCCTGGCTTCACCACCTCCCAATGCTGGCAGTGCACGGCGGGGAGCTGGACCTGAGCTGAAGGGCTCACAGACCCCAAGTGCCTGCTCCGAGGGACTCCTCGGCTGGGCCCAGAAAGATCTGCAGAGTGAATTTGGGATTGCAGCAGATACACAGTCCAGCAGTTTTAGCCCTTCCAGCTGGTCCCAAGACACTTCTCAGGACTATGGCCTTAGGGATGCAAGCCCTAGAGGGGACCCAGGCCTTGGAGAGAGGAACTGGTCCAGCAAGAGTGGGCAAGAAGCAGGGGAAGGGAGCGCCAGAGAGTGGGCCAGCAGGTGTGGCATCGTTGGCCATGAGGAGGCGGAGGTCCATGAGGAGGTGGAGGTCGGCAGCCCGCAGGGGAGCGgggggctcccagcccaggacctggTGATTGGAAAGCCAGCCCCGCTTGGCACTCAGCAGAGCCAGGAGCCGGCTGTTCAGGACTGGGAGTTCAGAAAGAGGGATTCCCAGGGCACTTTCTCCAGCCGGGATGTGGAACTCCAGGACCAGGAATTAGGCAAGAGGGATGTGCTGGGTTCTTACAGCAGTCAGGACGCCGGCCTTCAGGGCTGGGAGTTTGGGAAGAGAGACTCTTTGGGGGCTTATGCCAGCCGGGAAGTGGAGGAAGTGAGGAAGAAGGACCACCTGGGCAAGTACAGCAGCCAGGATGCCGACGAGCAGGACCAGGAGTTTGGGAAGAGAGATCCGTCGCTTGGCATCTTTGGCAGCCAGGGTGCTGAGCAGCCGGACCTGGATTTCGGGAAGAGTGCCTGGATGAGGGACTATAGCAGCCATGGCAGCGCcagggccctcagcccccaggaCCGAGGCTTCGGGGTGAGCGCCGGGAGCACCGCGTTCAGTCCCGAGGAAGCCCTGCAGCAGGATGAGGAGTTTGAGAAGACTCTGAGTGGAGGAGATGGCCTGGGCGAGGCCAGCGGGGACCCAGGCCAGCCAGAGGAGAGAGAGTTGGGGGGCTTGTTCAGACCCGGCAGCCCCCAGAACCAGGACGGAGCACGGGGACCGAGAGCCCAGAGCAGCTGGCAGGACAGCGGTGCCAGCCAGGAGGTTGAAGGGCTGCACAGAAGACAGCAGGCAGGGGACCAGAGCCCAGGCGATGCCAACCCGGAAGACAGGGAAGTGGGGCAGCGAGGCTGGGCTGGAGACTTCAGCCTCGGTGTGGTCTCCCAGCCAGAGGCGGCCTTCAGCCCAGGGCAGCGAGACTGGAGTGGTGACTTCTGCATGGAGGCTACCAAGAGGAGCCATCATTTTGGGATCATTGGCCATGACCGAGTGAGTGGTGCTGGCCCGAGTCCTTCTGGCAAGATGGGAGGTGGCCACTTTGTCTCTCCTGAGAAGACCTCGACTGGGCCCGTGGACTGGACTGACCAGCTGGGCCTCAGGAACTTGGAAGTGTCCAGTTGTGTGGGTTCTGGCGTCTCGAGTGAGGCCAGGGAGGATGCCGTGGGACAGACCGGCTGGTCGGATAACCTGCGGTTGAGAGATGTGGACCTGGCTAGCCGTTTGGAGGCTGGGGGTTCTGAGGAGCCCAGGGAGATGGGAGTTGGGGAGAAGGACTGGACTTCTGATGTCGGGGTGAAGGGCAGAGatttggctggggtgggggaggcagaaggCCACAGCCAAGCCAGAGAGAGTGGCGTGGGGCAGACCAACTGGTCAGGTGTGGAGGCCGGAGACTTCCTTAAATCAAGGGAGCGTGGAGTGGGACAGGCAAGCTGGACACCAGACCTGGGGCTCAGGAACATGGCCGTGGGGCCAGATAGCAGCTCCAGGGAGCGTGGGGTGGGCCAGGTGGACTGGGGTGACAGTCTGGGCCTGAGGAATTTGGAGGTGCCCTGTGACCTAGAGACTGGCGGTTCTCAGGAGCCACGAGGAGGCGGCGTGGGGCAGATGGACTGGACCCAGGACTTGGGGCTCCGGAATGTGGAGCTCTCTGGGACTCCGAGTGAAGCCAGGGAGCATGGGGTGGGAGAAGTTAGCCAGTGCCAAGAGCTCGGCCTCAGGGACACTGGCatcttgtgccctggccaggaggccaGATACCCAGACCCCATggaggccagggagctgggggttggCGAGACGAGTGGACCAGAGACCCAGGGCGAAGATGACTCCTCGCTTTCCTTGGAGACCTGCCCTGAAGACCCCGGAATGGAGATGGGAGAAGCCCCTGGCTTCGGAGCCAGCCCCAGCAGCGGCTGCCTGGCCCACTCTCCACCCTGCACCTCCCAGGGCCTGCTGGAGGAGATGCTGGCCATCAGCAGCTCCAAGGCAGCGGCCCGGAGGGACTCGGCAGCTTCTGCTTCGGGCCTGAGGACCCTGTTGGAAGAGGAAGAAACCACGGCAGGTGCTGATAAAGGGGAGCCCCTGGAGCCCCTCAGGGACCGTCTGCCCTCCTGGAGGCCCCAGCCTGATGGTGAAGCCAGCCGGACAGAAGAGGTGGACGGCACCTGGAGCCCTGCAGGGGCCGGGCTGGGCGAGCAGGGTCCGATATACCCCCCTCGGCGACCCTCCCAaggccctccccccagctcctccagtCAGGACTTCTCCTTCATCGAGGACACCGAGATCCTCGACAGTGCCGTGTATCGAAGCCGTGCCAGCCTGGGGCGCAAGCGTGGGCACCGGGCCCCGGCCATCCGGCTGGGCGGTACCCTGGGCCTATCGGAGGCGGCAGACTCGGATGCACGCCTGTTCCAGGACTCTACGGAGCCGCAAGCTTCTCGGGGGCCGTCTTCAGatgaggaggtggtggaggagccTCAGAACCGCAGGACACGGATGTCCCTGGGCACCAAGGGGCTGAAAGTCAACCTCTTTCCTGGCCTGAGCCCGTCAGCCCTGAAGGCCAAGCTGCGCCCCCAGAACCGCTCGGCTGAGGAGGGGGAGCTGGTGGACAGCAAGTCGAGCCAGAAGGAGTTCGCGTTCCAGCGCTCCAAGTCCTGCAaggtcccagggctggggaagccCCTCGCCTTACCTCCGAAGCCAGAGAAGTCCTCAGGGTCAGAAAGATCATCGCCCAGTTGGCTACAAGCCCTGAAGCTGAAGAAGAAGAAGGTCTGA